One region of Centropristis striata isolate RG_2023a ecotype Rhode Island chromosome 3, C.striata_1.0, whole genome shotgun sequence genomic DNA includes:
- the b4galnt1b gene encoding beta-1,4 N-acetylgalactosaminyltransferase 1 yields MRSLRKTVLLAILVSVVLVLALLHSWPTRAYTTVDVWQRQGQNIERHLEERLPEPDHRFGNIPFHVRDSVASLLARNGCVCEGESGGVNLPFAQLLFPRVSAHPLHTAFEASELEEMKRRRAKEYKSFQKRSQTPADDLIIAEANNPLQYPTQGVEVRPLKTIIIPGLALHDLPKDHYSINITATLGTLNVAAEVDKVKVKGDGEMHMTLSSSLLPNLNRQLQFVTYTNTLFHPSTADTVQFETEGHQASFSIKIRHGVTPKLYNTGSKGEYNVSALVTIATKTFLRYDKLQNLIDSVRKYYPTVTIVIADDSENPKTISGPYIEHYIMPFGKGWFAGRNLAVSQVTTKYVLWVDDDFIFTAYTKLEKLVDVLEKTTLDLVGGAVREATGYTATYRQTISIESGEEEGDCLHMRRGFHHVIQGFPNCVVTDGVINFFLARTDKVQQVGFDPRLARVAHLEFFIDGLGSLHVGSCDDVIVNHATKIRLPWASQSESDKIYAKFRYPAASSDATHTKNGLLFFKNRFQCLTHN; encoded by the exons ATGCGCTCTCTGAGAAAGACAGTGTTGCTTGCCATCCTGGTGTCTGTGGTGCTGGTGTTGGCCCTGCTCCATTCGTGGCCCACTCGGGCTTACACCACAGTGGATGTTTGGCAGCGACAGGGGCAAAATATAGAGAGGCATCTGGAGGAGAGACTCCCAGAACCAGACCACCGATTTGGCAACATCCCCTTTCATGTGAGGGACAGTGTGGCGAG CTTGTTGGCACGTaacgggtgtgtgtgtgagggtgagaGTGGTGGAGTGAACCTGCCCTTCGCCCAACTCTTGTTCCCGCGAGTGTCAGCTCACCCGCTGCACACCGCCTTTGAGGCCTCTGAGCTGGAGGAAATGAAGAGGAGACGTGCCAAAGAGTACAAGAGTTTCCAAAAAAG GTCACAGACACCTGCAGATGATCTCATCATTGCAGAGGCTAATAATCCCTTACAGTATCCAACACAGGGGGTGGAGGTGCGACCCCTGAAAACAATCATCATCCCAG GCTTGGCCTTACACGACCTTCCCAAAGACCACTACTCA ATAAACATCACTGCCACGCTGGGAACGCTGAACGtggcagcagaggtggacaAGGTGAAAGTCAAAGGTGATGGTGAGATGCACATGACTCTGTCCAGCAGCCTGCTGCCCAACCTGAACCGACAGCTGCAGTTTGTCACCTACACAAACACTCTGTTCCACCCCAGCACAGCAGACACAG tgcaGTTTGAGACAGAGGGACATCAAGCCAGCTTCAGTATCAAGATCCGTCACGGTGTTACACCCAAACTGTACAACACCGGATCCAAAGGAG AGTACAACGTGAGTGCCCTCGTCACCATAGCTACAAAGACTTTCCTTCGATATGACAAGCTTCAAAATCTTATCGACAGCGTGAGAAAATACTATCCCACTGTCACCATAGTGATCGCTGATGACAGCGAAAACCCCAAAACCATTTCTGGGCCTTACATCGAACATTACATCATGCCTTTTGGAAAG ggtTGGTTTGCTGGACGAAACCTCGCCGTCTCTCAGGTGACGACAAAATACGTGCTGTGGGTGGATGACGACTTCATCTTCACCGCTTACACCAAGCTGGAGAAACTGGTGGATGTTTTAGAGAAAACCACTCTGGATCTG gtgggtGGTGCAGTGCGGGAGGCCACAGGTTACACTGCCACCTACAGACAGACCATCTCCATCGAGtcgggggaggaggagggcgaCTGTTTACACATGAGGAGAGGGTTTCATCACGTCATCCAAGGATTCCCCAACTGTGTCGTGACTGACGGAGTCATTAACTTCTTCCTGGCTCGCACAGACAAAGTCCAGCAGGTCGGCTTTGACCCACGCCTCGCCAGGGTCGCTCACCTGG agTTTTTCATCGACGGCCTCGGATCTCTCCACGTGGGCtcttgtgatgatgtcatcgtgAATCATGCCACCAAAATCAGACTTCCCTGGGCGAGCCAATCAGAGAGTGACAAGATTTATGCCAAGTTCCGTTACCCTGCGGCCTCGTCCGATGCCACACACACGAAAAACGGCCTCCTGTTCTTTAAGAACAGATTTCAGTGTTTGACTCATAATTAG